Proteins encoded together in one Phyllostomus discolor isolate MPI-MPIP mPhyDis1 chromosome 6, mPhyDis1.pri.v3, whole genome shotgun sequence window:
- the LOC114500328 gene encoding mammaglobin-A-like, which yields MKLVMVLMLAALPLYCYAGIGCDLLDDVVNTTINPDVNVTEYIDSLKGFLPDEETEKAFTFMKECFLHQSRESLEKVQELQQAIYSSVWCAQY from the exons ATGAAGCTGGTGATGGTCCTCATGCTGGCCGCCCTCCCCCTGTACTGCTATGCAG GGATTGGCTGCGATCTTTTGGATGATGTGGTCAATACGACCATTAATCCTGATGTGAATGTGACTGAATACATCGATAGCCTCAAAGGCTTCTTACCAGACGAAGAAACCGAAAAGGCCTTCACATTCATGAAGGAATGCTTTCTCCATCAGAGTAGAGAATCTCTGGAGAAGGTCCAAGAGCTGCAG CAAGCAATATACAGCAGCGTTTGGTGTGCTCAGTACTAA
- the LOC118501383 gene encoding secretoglobin family 1D member 2-like gives MRLSLCVLLITLALCSYEANATVCPAVMYELRSFVLDPVSLYSRYLLKFLPPREAVETAVKVKQCNDLMPRQDRQKIFNVVEDVVSQCNS, from the exons ATGAGACTGTCCCTGTGTGTCCTGCTGATCACTCTGGCCCTTTGCAGCTATGAGG CAAATGCAACAGTCTGTCCAGCTGTTATGTATGAACTTAGAAGCTTCGTTTTGGATCCTGTAAGCCTCTACAGTAGATATCTTCTGAAATTTCTTCCACCTAGAGAAGCTGTTGAGACCGCGGTAAAAGTGAAACAATGTAACGACCTTATGCCCAGACAGGATAGACAGAAGATTTTCAATGTTGTG gAAGATGTAGTGTCCCAATGTAACAGCTAA